The Gammaproteobacteria bacterium genomic sequence AAACTGCAGCCGTCACTACAACTAATGTTGCTGACCAGCGCCCCTTTAATATGTAATTTGCAAGCGCACGCATTTTCGCAGGTTATTTAATTCTTAATTTAAAAAATCTGCTAACACCTAGACTTTTACGTCAAGAGTTAACCTTTATGTGCATCACAATAAGGCAGCAATGCAATAAAGCGAGCTCGACGAACTGCTTTCGCCAATTGTCGCTGATAACGGGCTTTAGTTCCGGTAATGCGACTTGGAACAATCTTGCCAGTTTCTGAAACTGAAGGTTTTAAAAGATTAATATCTTTATAATCAATTTCAGTAATACCGTCTTGTGTAAAACGGCAAAACCTTCTACGACGAAAAAAACGTGCCATATCTCTTCCCCTAAATATTTAACTTAATGAATGTTTATTTTACGACTCTGATTCGCTTGTAGCTTTTGAACTTGAATCTGATTCAGGGGTTTCTTCTGAAACCTTAGTCTCTTTATCAGGAGCTGCCACAGGCCTT encodes the following:
- the rpsR gene encoding 30S ribosomal protein S18 is translated as MARFFRRRRFCRFTQDGITEIDYKDINLLKPSVSETGKIVPSRITGTKARYQRQLAKAVRRARFIALLPYCDAHKG